One Citrobacter amalonaticus genomic window carries:
- the murI gene encoding glutamate racemase gives MATKLQDGNTPCLAATPSDPRPTVLVFDSGVGGLSVYDEIRHLLPDLHYIYAFDNVAFPYGEKSEAFIVERVVEIVTAVQQHYPLSLAVIACNTASTVSLPALREKFAFPVVGVVPAIKPAARLTANGIVGLLATRGTVKRPYTHELIARFANECQIAMLGSAELVELAEAKLHGEPVPLEELQRILRPWLRMPEPPDTVVLGCTHFPLLQEELLQVLPEGTRLVDSGAAIARRTAWLLEHEAPDAKSADANIAYCMAMTPETEQLLPVLQRYGFESLEKLAV, from the coding sequence ATGGCTACCAAACTGCAGGACGGGAATACACCTTGTCTGGCAGCTACACCTTCTGATCCACGTCCCACCGTGCTGGTATTTGATTCCGGCGTCGGTGGGTTGTCGGTCTATGATGAGATTCGGCACCTCCTGCCGGATCTCCACTATATCTACGCTTTCGATAACGTGGCTTTTCCTTACGGGGAGAAGAGTGAGGCGTTTATCGTTGAGCGCGTTGTTGAGATCGTGACGGCGGTACAACAGCATTATCCTCTCTCCCTGGCGGTTATCGCCTGTAACACGGCCAGTACGGTCTCTCTTCCTGCCTTGCGTGAGAAGTTTGCTTTCCCGGTCGTGGGCGTGGTGCCAGCGATAAAACCGGCGGCGCGTCTGACGGCGAATGGCATTGTCGGGTTACTGGCAACGCGCGGGACGGTGAAACGTCCTTATACGCATGAGCTAATTGCGCGCTTTGCGAATGAGTGCCAGATAGCCATGCTGGGGTCTGCAGAGCTGGTGGAACTGGCGGAAGCGAAGTTGCACGGCGAGCCCGTGCCGCTGGAAGAGCTGCAACGGATCCTGCGCCCGTGGCTGCGGATGCCGGAACCGCCTGATACCGTGGTGCTTGGCTGTACCCACTTTCCCCTGTTGCAGGAAGAACTCTTACAGGTTCTGCCTGAAGGAACGCGACTGGTCGATTCCGGGGCGGCCATTGCGCGACGTACCGCCTGGCTATTAGAACATGAAGCGCCGGATGCGAAATCAGCAGATGCCAACATTGCCTATTGCATGGCGATGACGCCAGAAACTGAGCAATTGTTGCCCGTTTTGCAGCGCTATGGCTTTGAATCGCTCGAAAAACTGGCGGTTTAA
- the btuB gene encoding TonB-dependent vitamin B12 receptor BtuB encodes MIKKTSLLTALSVTAFSGWAQDATPDTLVVTANRFQQPVNTVLAPTDIVTREDIERWQSRTVLDVMRRLPGVDVAQNGGMGQSSSLFVRGTEAKHVLVLVDGIPVARPGISNNSDIDQIPVSLVQRIEYIRGPRSAIYGSGAIGGVVNIITMTGEERSQINAGVGSKGYQQYDGTYRQRFGDTVVTAAGAYQTTKGFDVQPRSSYSGDGDRDGYRNKLFWGGVEHKFNDQFDGYFRGYGYASNADYDQGSWGYDGGNDEHQNYTQSWDTGLRFNSGIYSSQLVANYQRIKDYNYSSLNGRYATGYSLDDMEQRYVQWGNNVIVGHGAVSAGVDWKQEKLMSFGEYGTDNYKRDNTGLYLTGQQQIDSVTLEASGREDHDDQFGWHGTWQTAAGWQFVDDYKVTLSYGTGFLAPSLGQQFGAERFGIASNPNLKPEESKQWEAGLEGLTGPLDWRLSTYRYKIQNLIDYNNNTYFNVKSATIKGLEWTGNLTTGPVDHRLTLQYVDPRDDETDQQLYRRAKQQVKYELSGQVYDLGWDVTYQYIGERYDYDYDNSRKVKMGGLSVWDIGLSYPVTSHLTVRGKIANLFDKDYETVYGYQTAGREYTLSGSYTF; translated from the coding sequence ATGATTAAAAAAACATCGCTGCTGACGGCGCTCTCCGTCACGGCTTTTTCGGGTTGGGCACAGGATGCCACCCCTGACACGCTTGTCGTGACGGCAAATCGTTTTCAACAACCTGTTAATACCGTTCTGGCCCCTACTGATATCGTCACCCGCGAGGATATCGAACGCTGGCAGTCCCGAACCGTTCTGGATGTCATGCGCCGCCTGCCAGGCGTGGATGTCGCTCAGAATGGCGGCATGGGGCAAAGCTCTTCTCTGTTTGTGCGGGGTACCGAAGCGAAACACGTTCTGGTGTTAGTCGACGGTATTCCGGTCGCCCGTCCGGGCATTTCGAATAACTCCGATATTGACCAGATTCCGGTTTCGCTGGTACAGCGCATCGAGTATATCCGCGGTCCGCGTTCAGCGATTTATGGCTCTGGCGCGATTGGCGGCGTGGTGAACATCATCACCATGACGGGTGAGGAGCGTTCGCAGATTAATGCTGGCGTGGGGTCAAAAGGTTATCAGCAATATGACGGTACGTACCGCCAGCGTTTTGGCGATACCGTGGTAACCGCGGCCGGGGCTTATCAGACCACCAAAGGTTTCGATGTTCAGCCGCGTTCCAGCTACAGCGGCGATGGCGATCGCGATGGCTATCGCAATAAACTGTTCTGGGGAGGCGTTGAGCACAAATTTAACGACCAATTCGATGGTTACTTCCGTGGCTACGGCTATGCCAGTAATGCTGATTATGATCAGGGAAGCTGGGGTTATGACGGCGGAAACGACGAGCACCAGAATTACACCCAGTCGTGGGATACGGGGTTGCGCTTCAATTCTGGTATCTACTCGTCGCAGCTGGTCGCCAATTACCAGCGTATAAAGGACTATAACTACAGCAGCCTGAACGGGCGCTATGCGACAGGTTATAGCCTTGATGATATGGAACAGCGCTACGTCCAGTGGGGCAACAACGTTATTGTCGGACACGGCGCTGTCAGTGCTGGCGTCGACTGGAAACAAGAAAAGCTGATGTCCTTTGGCGAGTATGGGACAGACAACTATAAGCGTGATAACACGGGCCTCTATCTGACCGGGCAACAGCAGATTGATAGCGTGACGCTGGAAGCGTCGGGCCGTGAAGACCATGACGACCAGTTCGGCTGGCACGGTACCTGGCAAACGGCGGCGGGATGGCAGTTTGTTGATGACTATAAGGTGACGCTTTCCTATGGTACGGGCTTCCTTGCGCCTTCACTGGGGCAACAGTTTGGTGCGGAGCGTTTTGGTATCGCCTCTAACCCAAACCTGAAGCCGGAAGAGTCGAAGCAGTGGGAAGCCGGGTTAGAAGGGCTGACCGGTCCGCTTGACTGGCGTCTGTCGACCTATCGCTACAAAATTCAGAACCTGATCGACTACAACAACAATACCTACTTCAACGTTAAATCCGCGACCATCAAAGGTCTGGAATGGACGGGGAACCTGACGACCGGGCCGGTCGATCATCGCTTAACGTTGCAGTATGTTGATCCGCGTGATGATGAAACCGATCAGCAGCTTTATCGTCGTGCGAAACAGCAGGTGAAGTACGAGCTGAGCGGACAGGTTTACGATCTGGGCTGGGATGTGACCTATCAGTATATTGGCGAGCGTTACGATTACGACTACGACAATTCCCGTAAGGTGAAAATGGGCGGGCTGAGCGTGTGGGACATCGGACTTTCATATCCAGTCACCTCACATCTCACAGTTCGTGGTAAAATAGCCAACCTGTTCGATAAAGATTACGAGACAGTTTATGGCTACCAAACTGCAGGACGGGAATACACCTTGTCTGGCAGCTACACCTTCTGA
- the trmA gene encoding tRNA (uridine(54)-C5)-methyltransferase TrmA yields the protein MTPEHLPTEQYDAQLAEKVVRLQSMMAPFSDLVPEVFRSPVSHYRMRAEFRIWHDGDDLYHIIFDQQSKSRIRVDSFPAASELINQLMTAMIAGVRDNRVLRHKLFQIDYLTTMSNQAVVSLLYHKKLDDEWREAAEALRDALRAQNLNVHLIGRATKTKIALDQDYIDERLPVAGKEMIYRQVENSFTQPNAAMNIQMLEWALDATRASKGDLLELYCGNGNFSLALARNFDRVLATEIAKPSVAAAQYNIAANQIDNVQIIRMAAEEFTQAMNGVREFNRLQGIDLKSYQCETIFVDPPRSGLDSETEKMVQAYPRILYISCNPETLCKNLETLSQTHNVSRLALFDQFPYTHHMECGVLLTAK from the coding sequence ATGACCCCCGAACACCTTCCGACAGAACAGTATGATGCGCAGCTCGCCGAGAAAGTGGTGCGCTTGCAGAGTATGATGGCTCCCTTTTCTGACCTGGTTCCGGAAGTGTTTCGCTCACCGGTCAGTCACTACCGTATGCGTGCGGAGTTCCGCATCTGGCACGATGGTGACGACCTGTATCACATCATTTTTGATCAGCAGAGCAAAAGCCGAATCCGCGTCGACAGCTTCCCGGCGGCGAGTGAACTGATCAACCAGTTGATGACCGCGATGATCGCAGGCGTGCGCGACAACCGCGTGCTGCGCCATAAGCTGTTCCAGATTGATTACCTCACCACCATGAGCAATCAGGCGGTGGTTTCGCTGCTGTATCATAAAAAACTGGACGACGAGTGGCGTGAAGCCGCCGAAGCGTTGCGCGATGCTCTGCGTGCGCAAAACCTGAACGTACATCTGATTGGCCGCGCAACGAAAACCAAAATCGCGCTGGACCAGGATTACATCGATGAACGCTTGCCGGTCGCGGGCAAAGAGATGATCTATCGCCAGGTAGAGAACAGCTTTACACAGCCGAATGCGGCAATGAACATTCAGATGCTGGAGTGGGCGCTGGATGCCACCCGCGCATCGAAAGGCGATCTGCTCGAACTGTACTGCGGGAATGGCAACTTTTCGCTCGCGCTGGCGCGCAACTTTGATCGCGTACTGGCGACCGAAATCGCCAAGCCGTCCGTTGCCGCCGCGCAATACAACATTGCGGCGAATCAGATTGATAACGTGCAGATTATCCGCATGGCGGCGGAAGAGTTTACTCAGGCAATGAACGGCGTGCGCGAGTTTAACCGCTTGCAGGGTATCGATCTGAAAAGCTATCAGTGCGAAACGATTTTTGTCGATCCGCCCCGCAGCGGTCTGGACAGCGAGACGGAGAAAATGGTGCAGGCGTATCCGCGCATTCTGTATATCTCCTGTAATCCGGAGACGCTGTGCAAGAACCTGGAAACATTAAGCCAGACGCATAACGTGTCACGTCTGGCGCTGTTTGATCAGTTCCCGTATACGCACCACATGGAGTGCGGGGTGTTGTTGACGGCGAAGTGA
- a CDS encoding YijD family membrane protein, with translation MKQSVQDKGTLLLALVAGLSINGTFAALFSSIVPFSVFPIISLVLTVYCLHQRYQNRTMPVGLPGLSAACFILGVLLYSTVVRAEYPDIGSNFFPAVLSVILVFWIGVKMRNRKQEVSE, from the coding sequence ATGAAACAGTCAGTTCAGGATAAAGGTACGCTGTTGCTGGCGCTGGTCGCTGGCTTGTCAATCAATGGCACATTCGCGGCGCTGTTTAGCTCCATCGTGCCGTTCTCTGTATTCCCGATTATCTCGCTGGTGCTGACGGTGTATTGTCTGCATCAACGTTATCAGAATCGCACCATGCCTGTGGGGTTGCCGGGCCTGTCTGCCGCCTGCTTTATTCTCGGCGTTCTGCTTTACAGCACCGTGGTGCGCGCGGAGTATCCGGATATCGGCTCCAACTTCTTCCCGGCCGTGTTGTCGGTCATTCTGGTCTTCTGGATCGGCGTGAAAATGCGTAATCGCAAGCAGGAAGTGTCGGAATAA
- the fabR gene encoding HTH-type transcriptional repressor FabR, which translates to MMGVRAQQKEKTRRSLVEAAFSQLSAERSFASLSLREVAREAGIAPTSFYRHFRDVDELGLTMVDESGLMLRQLMRQARQRIAKGGSVIRTSVSTFMEFIGNNPNAFRLLLRERSGTSAAFRAAVAREIQHFIAELADYLEIENHMPRAFTEAQAEAMVTIVFSAGAEALDVGAEQRRQLEERLVLQLRMISKGAYYWYRREQEKMPLIPGNVKEE; encoded by the coding sequence GTGATGGGCGTTAGAGCGCAGCAAAAAGAAAAAACCCGGCGTTCGCTGGTAGAAGCCGCATTTAGTCAACTGAGCGCGGAGCGTAGCTTCGCCAGTCTCAGTTTGCGTGAAGTCGCACGTGAAGCGGGCATTGCGCCAACCTCCTTTTATCGTCATTTCCGTGATGTTGATGAGCTCGGCCTGACCATGGTCGATGAAAGCGGTCTGATGTTGCGTCAGTTGATGCGCCAGGCGCGTCAGCGTATCGCCAAGGGCGGGAGTGTGATCCGCACCTCGGTCTCCACATTTATGGAGTTCATCGGTAACAACCCTAACGCCTTCCGTTTATTATTGCGTGAACGTTCTGGCACCTCAGCGGCGTTCCGTGCCGCCGTTGCGCGAGAAATTCAGCACTTCATCGCGGAACTTGCGGACTATCTGGAAATCGAAAACCATATGCCGCGTGCGTTTACTGAAGCGCAAGCCGAAGCGATGGTGACGATTGTCTTCAGCGCAGGCGCCGAGGCGCTGGACGTGGGCGCGGAACAGCGTCGTCAGTTAGAAGAGCGACTGGTACTGCAACTGCGCATGATTTCGAAAGGTGCGTATTACTGGTATCGCCGTGAACAAGAGAAGATGCCCCTTATTCCGGGTAACGTGAAGGAAGAGTAA
- the sthA gene encoding Si-specific NAD(P)(+) transhydrogenase, which translates to MPHSYDYDAIVIGSGPGGEGAAMGLVKQGARVAVIERYHNVGGGCTHWGTIPSKALRHAVSRIIEFNQNPLYSDHSRLLRSSFADILNHADNVINQQTRMRQGFYERNHCEILQGNAHFVDEHTLALECHDGTVETLTAEKFVIACGSRPYHPADVDFSHPRIYDSDSILSLHHEPRHVIIYGAGVIGCEYASIFRGMEVKVDLINTRDRLLAFLDQEMSDSLSYHFWNSGVVIRHNEEYEKIEGCDDGVIMHLKSGKKLKADCLLYANGRTGNTDSLALQNIGLETDSRGQLKVNSMYQTALPHVYAVGDVIGYPSLASAAYDQGRIAAQALVKGEANAHLIEDIPTGIYTIPEISSVGKTEQQLTAMKVPYEVGRAQFKHLARAQIVGMNVGTLKILFHRETKEILGIHCFGERAAEIIHIGQAIMEQKGGGNTIEYFVNTTFNYPTMAEAYRVAALNGLNRLF; encoded by the coding sequence ATGCCACATTCCTACGATTACGATGCCATAGTAATAGGTTCCGGCCCCGGCGGCGAAGGCGCTGCAATGGGTCTGGTTAAGCAAGGAGCTCGCGTTGCCGTTATCGAGCGTTATCATAACGTTGGCGGCGGTTGCACCCACTGGGGCACCATCCCGTCGAAAGCGCTCCGCCACGCAGTCAGTCGTATTATCGAATTCAATCAGAACCCCCTTTACAGCGATCATTCCCGCCTGCTTCGTTCCTCATTCGCCGATATTCTCAACCATGCCGACAACGTGATTAATCAGCAAACACGGATGCGGCAGGGTTTTTATGAGCGTAACCACTGCGAGATCTTGCAGGGCAACGCCCATTTTGTTGACGAACACACGCTGGCGCTGGAATGTCATGACGGTACGGTTGAAACCCTGACGGCAGAGAAATTTGTCATTGCCTGCGGATCGCGCCCTTATCATCCGGCAGACGTGGATTTCTCGCACCCGCGCATTTATGACAGTGATTCGATCCTCAGCCTGCACCACGAACCGCGCCATGTGATTATTTATGGTGCCGGGGTGATTGGCTGCGAATATGCGTCGATCTTCCGCGGTATGGAGGTCAAAGTTGATCTCATCAATACCCGTGACCGTCTGCTGGCGTTCCTCGATCAGGAGATGTCCGACTCCCTCTCTTACCACTTCTGGAACAGCGGCGTCGTCATTCGCCACAATGAAGAGTATGAGAAGATTGAAGGTTGCGACGATGGCGTGATCATGCACCTGAAGTCCGGTAAGAAACTGAAGGCCGACTGCCTGCTGTACGCCAATGGCCGTACCGGGAATACCGATTCCCTGGCGTTGCAGAATATCGGTCTGGAAACCGACAGCCGTGGTCAGCTCAAGGTCAACAGCATGTACCAGACCGCGCTGCCGCACGTCTACGCAGTGGGTGATGTGATCGGTTACCCGAGTCTGGCGTCCGCAGCATACGACCAGGGACGCATTGCCGCCCAGGCGCTGGTGAAAGGGGAAGCGAACGCGCACCTGATTGAAGATATCCCCACCGGGATTTACACCATCCCGGAGATCAGTTCCGTTGGCAAAACCGAACAGCAACTGACAGCGATGAAAGTGCCTTACGAAGTGGGACGTGCTCAGTTTAAACACCTGGCGCGCGCGCAAATCGTCGGCATGAACGTGGGCACGCTGAAGATTTTATTCCATCGGGAAACCAAAGAGATTTTGGGAATTCACTGCTTTGGTGAACGCGCAGCCGAGATTATTCACATCGGTCAGGCGATTATGGAGCAGAAAGGTGGTGGTAACACGATTGAGTACTTCGTTAACACCACCTTTAACTACCCGACCATGGCGGAAGCCTATCGGGTAGCGGCGCTAAATGGCTTAAACCGCCTTTTTTAA
- the oxyR gene encoding DNA-binding transcriptional regulator OxyR — MNIRDLEYLVALAEHRHFRRAADSCHVSQPTLSGQIRKLEDELGVMLLERTSRKVLFTQAGLLLVDQARTVLREVKVLKEMASQQGETMSGPLHIGLIPTVGPYLLPHIIPMLHQTFPKLEMYLHEAQTHQLLAQLDSGKLDCVILALVKESEAFIEVPLFDEPMLLAIYEDHPWANRDCVPMSDLAGEKLLMLEDGHCLRDQAMGFCFEAGADEDTHFRATSLETLRNMVAAGSGITLLPALAVPQERKRDGVVYLPCIKPEPRRTVGLVYRPGSPLRSRYEQLAEAIRGAMDGHFDKALKKAV; from the coding sequence ATGAATATTCGTGATCTTGAATACCTGGTGGCATTAGCCGAACATCGCCACTTCCGGCGCGCGGCGGACTCCTGTCACGTCAGCCAGCCAACGCTGAGCGGGCAAATCCGCAAGCTGGAAGATGAGCTTGGCGTGATGCTGCTGGAGCGTACGAGTCGTAAAGTGCTGTTCACCCAGGCGGGTTTACTGCTGGTGGATCAGGCACGTACCGTGCTGCGTGAGGTCAAAGTGCTCAAGGAGATGGCAAGCCAACAGGGCGAAACCATGTCAGGTCCGCTGCACATTGGTTTGATTCCCACTGTGGGTCCTTACCTGCTGCCGCATATTATCCCGATGCTGCACCAGACTTTCCCGAAGCTGGAAATGTATCTGCATGAGGCGCAGACCCATCAGTTGCTGGCGCAACTGGATAGCGGCAAGCTTGACTGCGTGATCCTGGCGCTGGTGAAAGAGAGTGAGGCCTTTATTGAAGTGCCGTTGTTCGACGAGCCGATGCTGCTGGCGATCTACGAGGATCACCCGTGGGCGAATCGCGACTGCGTGCCGATGTCCGATCTGGCAGGCGAAAAACTGCTGATGCTGGAGGACGGTCACTGTCTGCGCGATCAGGCGATGGGATTCTGCTTTGAAGCCGGCGCTGACGAAGACACCCACTTCCGTGCGACCAGTCTGGAAACGCTGCGTAACATGGTCGCGGCAGGAAGCGGTATTACCCTGCTGCCTGCGCTGGCGGTTCCGCAAGAACGCAAACGTGATGGCGTGGTGTATCTGCCCTGCATTAAGCCTGAGCCGCGTCGTACGGTGGGACTGGTTTATCGTCCGGGCTCACCGCTGCGTAGTCGCTATGAGCAACTGGCAGAGGCCATCCGTGGTGCGATGGATGGCCATTTCGATAAGGCGTTAAAAAAGGCGGTTTAA
- a CDS encoding MFS transporter, giving the protein MDIDLSGNALSKKLQRIRHIQIVTLLLLFMAGIVNFLDRSSLSIAGEAIRGELGLSATEFGVLLSAFSLSYGFSQLPSGILLDRFGPRIVLGAGLIFWSLMQVLTGMVNSFSHFILMRIGLGIGEAPFMPAGVKSITDWYAQKERGTALGIFNSSTVIGQAIAPPALVLMQIAWGWRTMFVIIGVAGILVGLCWYVWYRNRAQFILRDDERSYLSASVTTRPQLHFNEWLALFKRRTTWGMILGFSGVNYTGWLYIAWLPGYLQAEQGFSLAKTGWVAAIPFLAAAVGMWVNGIIVDRLARRGYDLTKTRKTAIVCGLTLSALGTLLVVQSSSPAQAVAFISMALFCVHFAGTSAWGLVQVMVSETKVASVAAIQNFGSFVFASFAPIVTGWVVDTTHSFNLALVIAACVTFTGALCYFFIVKDRIE; this is encoded by the coding sequence ATGGATATTGATTTGTCAGGGAATGCTTTAAGTAAAAAATTGCAACGTATTCGTCATATTCAGATTGTGACATTGCTTTTATTATTCATGGCAGGGATAGTCAATTTTTTAGATCGCTCATCGCTTAGTATTGCAGGTGAAGCGATTCGCGGAGAGTTAGGTTTGTCAGCGACAGAGTTTGGTGTCCTGCTTTCCGCATTTTCATTGTCTTATGGCTTTTCACAGCTACCATCGGGTATTTTACTTGACCGCTTTGGCCCCAGAATTGTATTAGGAGCAGGATTAATTTTCTGGTCGCTAATGCAAGTATTAACCGGCATGGTTAATTCTTTCAGCCACTTTATTCTTATGCGCATTGGTCTGGGTATTGGCGAGGCTCCGTTTATGCCTGCGGGTGTGAAATCCATAACTGATTGGTATGCGCAAAAGGAGCGAGGAACGGCTCTGGGTATTTTTAACTCCTCTACCGTCATCGGTCAGGCCATTGCTCCTCCAGCGTTAGTGCTTATGCAAATTGCCTGGGGATGGCGAACGATGTTTGTCATTATTGGGGTTGCAGGTATTTTGGTTGGCCTGTGCTGGTATGTCTGGTATCGCAACCGCGCGCAATTCATCTTGCGGGATGATGAGCGCAGCTACCTTTCTGCGTCTGTTACGACACGTCCCCAGTTACATTTTAATGAATGGCTGGCGTTGTTTAAACGGCGTACAACCTGGGGAATGATTTTGGGTTTTTCAGGGGTTAACTATACTGGATGGCTCTATATTGCCTGGTTGCCCGGTTATCTGCAGGCGGAGCAGGGATTTAGCCTGGCAAAGACGGGGTGGGTTGCCGCGATTCCATTCCTTGCTGCTGCGGTAGGGATGTGGGTAAACGGCATTATTGTTGACCGCTTAGCAAGACGGGGTTACGACCTGACAAAAACGCGCAAAACGGCTATTGTGTGTGGTCTTACTCTGTCGGCACTGGGTACGCTGCTGGTTGTGCAATCTTCTTCGCCTGCTCAGGCCGTTGCTTTTATCTCTATGGCATTATTCTGCGTCCATTTCGCGGGGACATCGGCTTGGGGATTAGTGCAGGTGATGGTATCAGAAACCAAAGTGGCTTCTGTCGCCGCCATTCAAAACTTTGGCAGCTTTGTGTTTGCTTCATTTGCCCCCATCGTGACGGGCTGGGTGGTGGATACCACTCACTCCTTTAATCTGGCATTAGTCATTGCTGCCTGTGTGACGTTCACCGGCGCACTGTGTTACTTCTTTATTGTCAAAGATCGTATTGAGTAG
- the argH gene encoding argininosuccinate lyase: MALWGGRFTQAADQRFKQFNDSLRFDYRLAEQDIVGSVAWSKALVTVGVLTADEQLQLEEALNNLLEEVRLDPQQILQSDAEDIHSWVEGKLIDKVGQLGKKLHTGRSRNDQVATDLKLWCKETVTELLTANRQLQSALVETAENNQDAVMPGYTHLQRAQPVTFAHWCLAYVEMLARDESRLQDALKRLDVSPLGCGALAGTAYEIDREQLAGWLGFASATRNSLDSVSDRDHVLELLSDASIGMVHLSRFAEDLIFFNTGEAGFVELSDRVTSGSSLMPQKKNPDALELIRGKCGRVQGALTGMMMTLKGLPLAYNKDMQEDKEGLFDALDTWLDCLHMAALVLDGIQVKRPRCQEAAQQGYANATELADYLVAKGVPFREAHHIVGETVVEAIRQGKPLEDLPLADLQKFSSVIGDDVYPILSLQSCLDKRAAKGGVSPQQVAQAISYAKARLS; encoded by the coding sequence ATGGCACTTTGGGGTGGGCGTTTTACTCAGGCAGCAGATCAGCGGTTCAAACAGTTCAACGATTCGTTACGTTTTGACTACCGTCTGGCCGAACAGGATATTGTCGGCTCTGTGGCCTGGTCCAAAGCGTTGGTAACGGTCGGTGTACTGACTGCCGATGAACAACTGCAATTGGAAGAGGCGCTGAATAACCTGCTGGAAGAAGTGCGTCTGGATCCGCAGCAAATCCTTCAGAGCGATGCCGAAGATATTCATAGCTGGGTGGAAGGCAAACTGATCGACAAAGTCGGTCAGTTAGGTAAAAAGCTGCATACCGGGCGTAGCCGTAATGATCAGGTCGCTACCGATTTGAAACTGTGGTGCAAAGAGACGGTGACCGAACTGCTTACCGCGAATCGCCAGTTGCAGAGCGCACTGGTCGAGACGGCGGAAAATAACCAGGATGCGGTGATGCCGGGGTATACCCACCTGCAGCGCGCGCAGCCGGTGACGTTTGCGCACTGGTGTCTGGCGTATGTCGAAATGCTGGCGCGCGATGAAAGCCGTCTGCAGGATGCGTTAAAGCGTCTGGACGTTAGCCCATTAGGCTGCGGCGCCCTGGCCGGGACCGCGTATGAAATCGATCGTGAACAGCTGGCGGGTTGGCTGGGCTTTGCCTCGGCCACACGTAACAGTCTGGACAGTGTCTCCGATCGTGACCACGTGCTGGAACTGCTGTCTGACGCCTCTATCGGTATGGTGCACCTGTCGCGTTTTGCCGAAGACCTGATTTTCTTTAACACTGGTGAAGCGGGCTTTGTTGAGCTTTCCGATCGCGTGACCTCCGGTTCTTCATTGATGCCGCAGAAGAAAAACCCGGATGCGCTGGAGTTGATTCGCGGTAAATGTGGCCGTGTTCAGGGCGCGTTGACCGGCATGATGATGACGCTGAAGGGGCTACCGCTGGCGTATAACAAAGATATGCAGGAAGACAAAGAAGGTTTGTTCGACGCGCTCGACACCTGGCTGGACTGTCTGCATATGGCTGCGCTGGTGCTGGACGGCATTCAGGTGAAACGTCCGCGTTGCCAGGAAGCGGCACAGCAGGGTTACGCTAACGCCACCGAACTGGCGGATTATCTGGTCGCGAAAGGCGTCCCGTTCCGTGAAGCGCACCATATCGTGGGTGAAACGGTCGTTGAGGCGATTCGTCAGGGGAAACCGCTGGAAGACCTGCCGCTCGCCGATCTGCAGAAATTCAGTAGCGTCATCGGCGATGACGTGTACCCGATCCTCTCCCTGCAGTCGTGTCTGGATAAACGTGCGGCGAAGGGCGGGGTGTCTCCTCAGCAGGTCGCACAAGCGATCAGCTACGCGAAGGCGCGTCTGAGTTAA
- the argB gene encoding acetylglutamate kinase: MMSPLIIKLGGVLLDSEEALERLFTALVNYRESHQRPLVIVHGGGCVVDELMKGLNLPVKKKNGLRVTPADQIDIITGALAGTANKTLLAWAKKHHIASVGLYLGDGDSVKVTQLDEELGHVGLAQPGSPTLINTLLENGFLPVVSSIGVTEEGQLMNVNADQAATALAATLGADLILLSDVSGILDGKGQRIAEMTAAKAEQLIDQGIITDGMIVKVNAALDAARTLGRPVDIASWRHAEQLPALFNGTPIGTRILA, translated from the coding sequence ATGATGAGTCCATTAATTATCAAGCTGGGTGGCGTATTACTGGATAGCGAAGAGGCGCTGGAGCGTCTTTTTACCGCGCTGGTGAACTATCGTGAGTCGCATCAGCGTCCGCTGGTCATTGTCCATGGCGGCGGTTGTGTCGTCGATGAGCTGATGAAAGGGCTCAACCTGCCGGTGAAAAAGAAAAACGGCCTGCGTGTGACGCCTGCTGACCAGATCGACATCATCACTGGCGCGCTGGCGGGAACGGCGAACAAAACGCTGCTGGCCTGGGCGAAAAAACACCACATCGCCTCCGTAGGTCTGTATCTTGGTGATGGCGATAGCGTAAAAGTGACCCAGCTCGACGAAGAGCTTGGCCATGTTGGACTGGCGCAGCCGGGTTCGCCTACGCTGATTAACACGCTGCTGGAAAATGGTTTTCTGCCGGTCGTCAGCTCGATTGGGGTGACGGAAGAAGGGCAGTTGATGAACGTGAACGCGGACCAGGCGGCGACGGCGCTGGCGGCGACGCTGGGCGCGGATCTGATCCTGCTTTCCGACGTGAGTGGTATTCTCGACGGTAAAGGTCAGCGCATTGCTGAAATGACCGCCGCGAAAGCGGAACAGCTGATCGACCAGGGCATTATTACCGATGGCATGATTGTGAAGGTGAATGCCGCGCTGGATGCCGCACGCACGCTGGGTCGCCCGGTGGATATCGCCTCCTGGCGTCATGCCGAGCAGCTCCCGGCGCTGTTCAACGGTACGCCGATTGGTACGCGTATTCTGGCTTAA